In Pseudoduganella albidiflava, a single window of DNA contains:
- the rsmA gene encoding 16S rRNA (adenine(1518)-N(6)/adenine(1519)-N(6))-dimethyltransferase RsmA — protein MKHIARKRFGQNFLHDDSVLGDIITAIAPQAGDTMVEIGPGLAAMTDLLLKSLPHMHVVELDRDLVARLEKRFPRDKLTIHSGDALKFDFGAIPVPEGRKLRVVGNLPYNISSPLLFHLAEFATHIEDQHFMLQKEVVERMVAEPGTKAYGRLSVMLQWRYRMALMFIVPPEAFDPPPKVDSAIVRMIPIAEPLPCDVATLEAVVAKAFSQRRKVIRNCLAGMFTEQQIADAGIDPGTRPETVPMEAYVALANSLHPAQAPAQ, from the coding sequence ATGAAACACATTGCCCGCAAGCGCTTCGGCCAGAATTTTTTGCACGATGACAGTGTCCTCGGCGACATCATCACAGCCATCGCTCCCCAGGCCGGCGATACGATGGTGGAGATCGGCCCCGGCCTGGCGGCGATGACGGATCTGCTGCTGAAGTCGCTGCCGCACATGCACGTGGTGGAGCTGGACCGCGACCTGGTGGCGCGCCTGGAAAAGCGCTTCCCGCGCGACAAGCTGACGATCCACTCCGGCGATGCGCTGAAGTTCGACTTCGGCGCGATCCCCGTGCCGGAAGGGCGCAAGCTGCGTGTCGTCGGCAACCTGCCGTACAACATCTCCAGCCCGCTGCTGTTCCACCTCGCCGAGTTCGCAACGCATATCGAAGACCAGCACTTCATGCTGCAGAAGGAAGTCGTCGAGCGCATGGTGGCCGAGCCGGGCACCAAGGCGTATGGCCGGCTGTCCGTGATGCTGCAGTGGCGCTACCGCATGGCGCTGATGTTCATCGTGCCGCCGGAAGCGTTCGATCCGCCGCCGAAAGTGGATTCCGCGATCGTGCGGATGATCCCGATCGCCGAGCCGCTGCCGTGCGACGTGGCCACGCTGGAAGCCGTGGTGGCCAAGGCGTTCTCGCAGCGCCGCAAGGTGATCCGCAACTGCCTGGCGGGGATGTTCACCGAGCAGCAGATCGCCGATGCCGGCATCGATCCAGGCACCCGCCCCGAGACCGTGCCGATGGAAGCCTATGTCGCGCTGGCGAACAGCCTGCACCCCGCACAAGCGCCCGCCCAGTAA
- a CDS encoding UbiH/UbiF/VisC/COQ6 family ubiquinone biosynthesis hydroxylase produces MSEATGAGLAQADYDVAICGAGPAGMALAALLVQRGMPASRIALVDAKSLDAARGDPRTLALSWGSRQILGQVGAWPVPATDIHEIHVSRKGTFGRSMITRDEHRVPALGYVTRYGDLVTVLAGVVERLGIASLRPVRVTALDETAGGVRLALDDGRSDGRTISAAIAVQAEGGLFGAQADKQAMRDYGQTAIIAQVEASAPIAHRAYERFTDEGPLAMLPQDDGETRGYSMVWCVRPETAQELLSLDDAAFLARLNATFGERLGRFTHATRRLAFPLGLNAGVTGTARTTAIGNAAQTLHPVAGQGLNLGLRDATVLARLLARGATPDALAEFATLRRQDRDVTVRLTDTMARIFANTSPLQPVLGLSLAAIDLFSPARSVLAELMMYGRR; encoded by the coding sequence ATGAGCGAAGCAACGGGCGCCGGCCTGGCGCAGGCCGACTACGACGTGGCGATCTGCGGCGCCGGCCCGGCCGGCATGGCGCTGGCGGCCCTGCTGGTGCAACGCGGCATGCCAGCTTCGCGCATCGCGCTGGTCGACGCGAAATCGCTGGACGCGGCGCGCGGCGATCCACGCACGCTGGCGCTGTCCTGGGGCAGCCGGCAGATCCTCGGCCAGGTCGGTGCCTGGCCGGTGCCGGCCACCGACATCCATGAAATCCACGTGTCGCGCAAGGGAACGTTCGGCCGCAGCATGATCACGCGCGACGAACACCGCGTGCCGGCGCTGGGCTACGTGACGCGCTACGGCGACCTGGTCACCGTGCTGGCCGGCGTGGTCGAACGGCTGGGCATCGCCTCGCTGCGGCCCGTGCGTGTCACCGCGCTGGACGAAACGGCCGGCGGCGTGCGCCTGGCGCTGGACGATGGCCGCAGCGATGGCCGGACGATTTCAGCCGCGATCGCCGTGCAGGCAGAGGGCGGCCTGTTCGGCGCGCAGGCGGACAAGCAGGCCATGCGCGACTATGGCCAGACCGCCATCATCGCGCAGGTGGAAGCCAGCGCCCCCATCGCGCACCGCGCCTACGAGCGCTTCACCGATGAAGGCCCGCTGGCCATGCTGCCGCAGGACGATGGCGAAACGCGCGGGTACTCGATGGTCTGGTGCGTGCGCCCGGAAACCGCGCAGGAACTGCTGTCGCTGGACGATGCCGCCTTCCTGGCCCGGCTGAACGCCACCTTCGGCGAACGGCTGGGCCGCTTCACGCACGCTACCCGGCGCCTCGCCTTCCCGCTCGGCCTGAACGCCGGCGTGACCGGCACCGCGCGCACCACGGCGATCGGCAACGCCGCGCAAACGCTGCACCCCGTCGCCGGGCAGGGCCTGAACCTGGGCCTGCGCGACGCCACCGTGCTGGCCCGGCTGCTGGCGCGCGGCGCCACGCCGGATGCCCTCGCCGAATTCGCCACGCTGCGCCGGCAGGACCGCGACGTCACCGTGCGGCTGACCGACACGATGGCGCGCATCTTCGCCAACACTTCACCGCTGCAGCCGGTCCTCGGCCTGTCGCTGGCCGCTATCGACCTGTTCTCGCCCGCACGCTCCGTACTGGCCGAGCTGATGATGTACGGCCGTCGGTAA
- a CDS encoding peptidylprolyl isomerase: MFSKHPITPITLAALLLCATAGGVATAQDAKPAAPAAAPAAAPAQPKGFTPPGQSKNPEIDSIAVVVNEDVITKRELAERVGVIMQRMKQQNVQLPDAAALQRQIVERMIVERAQLQMAKEMGVRVDDTMLDRAIARIAEQQKLSVQQLRDQIEKDGTSFASFREEIREEIITTRLREHEVDAKIQISEAEVDSFLAAQEAAAAEQQEVNISQIMVRIPENATPDVIAQRQQRADDVMRQLRTGGDFAKVAATYSDAADALQGGVVGWRPTDRIPPVFAQALEKLQPGQVTPIIRSVTGFHILKLVDKRTLAQAQAEAAVEQTHARHILLKVTPANSAEDAKRKLAEMKAKLDNKSASFEELARLYSTDESGKKGGDLGWLYPGDTLPEFEKAMNELKPGEVSGPVETAFGYHLIQVVERKSEDMSKEKKRNEARMALRERKMVEAAEDFQREVRDRAYVEYRSEDLRAEAGK; this comes from the coding sequence ATGTTCAGTAAGCACCCGATCACCCCGATCACCCTTGCGGCACTGCTGCTGTGCGCCACTGCCGGCGGCGTGGCCACGGCGCAGGACGCGAAGCCTGCTGCTCCCGCCGCGGCACCGGCAGCCGCGCCGGCGCAGCCGAAGGGCTTCACGCCGCCGGGTCAGTCCAAGAACCCGGAGATCGATTCGATCGCCGTGGTCGTCAATGAAGACGTCATCACCAAGCGCGAGCTGGCCGAGCGCGTGGGCGTCATCATGCAGCGGATGAAGCAGCAGAACGTGCAGTTGCCGGATGCCGCCGCGCTGCAGCGGCAGATCGTCGAGCGCATGATCGTCGAGCGCGCCCAGCTGCAGATGGCCAAGGAAATGGGCGTGCGCGTGGACGACACGATGCTCGACCGCGCGATCGCCCGCATCGCCGAACAGCAGAAGTTGTCGGTGCAGCAGCTGCGCGACCAGATCGAGAAGGATGGTACGTCGTTCGCCAGCTTCCGCGAGGAGATCCGCGAGGAGATCATCACCACCCGCCTGCGCGAGCATGAAGTGGATGCCAAGATCCAGATCTCGGAAGCGGAAGTGGACAGCTTCCTGGCTGCGCAAGAGGCGGCAGCCGCCGAGCAGCAGGAGGTGAACATCTCCCAGATCATGGTGCGCATTCCCGAGAACGCCACGCCGGACGTGATCGCCCAGCGCCAGCAGCGCGCCGACGACGTGATGCGCCAGCTGCGCACCGGCGGCGATTTCGCCAAGGTGGCGGCCACCTATTCCGACGCGGCCGACGCGCTGCAGGGCGGTGTCGTGGGCTGGCGTCCGACCGACCGGATTCCGCCGGTGTTCGCCCAGGCGCTGGAAAAGCTGCAGCCGGGGCAGGTGACGCCGATCATCCGCAGCGTGACGGGCTTCCACATCCTGAAGCTGGTGGACAAGCGCACGCTGGCCCAGGCACAGGCCGAGGCGGCCGTGGAACAGACCCATGCGCGGCACATCCTGCTGAAGGTCACGCCGGCCAACAGCGCCGAGGACGCCAAGCGCAAGCTGGCCGAGATGAAGGCAAAGCTGGACAACAAGTCGGCCTCGTTCGAGGAACTGGCGCGGCTGTACTCGACCGACGAATCGGGCAAGAAGGGCGGCGACCTGGGCTGGCTGTACCCGGGCGACACGCTGCCGGAATTCGAAAAGGCGATGAACGAGCTGAAGCCGGGTGAGGTTTCCGGCCCGGTCGAGACGGCCTTCGGCTACCACCTGATCCAGGTGGTGGAGCGCAAGTCGGAAGACATGTCGAAGGAAAAGAAGCGCAACGAGGCACGCATGGCGCTGCGCGAGCGCAAGATGGTCGAGGCGGCGGAAGATTTCCAGCGCGAGGTGCGTGACCGCGCCTACGTGGAATACCGCAGCGAAGACCTGCGCGCCGAAGCCGGCAAGTAA
- the pdxA gene encoding 4-hydroxythreonine-4-phosphate dehydrogenase PdxA: MSVTLPARRPGVRPAIAITTGEPAGIGPEISLRAAWAMRERVNCVLLGDAAFLAMTAHAIDPEIRVSALSLMAVRNGGLPHFGPDRLSVIDIPLAAHVVPGKLDSENGRAVLATLDASIEGIKAGWFEAVATAPLQKSTINDAGVPFSGHTEYFADRTGTAQVVMMLAGAPQDVPGLPQLRVALATTHLALKDVPAALTVAGLGTTLDIIDRDLKAKFGIAAPRILVTGLNPHAGENGYLGREEIDVIAPALEAARARGIDARGPYPADTLFQPRYLQDADCVLAMYHDQGLPVLKYATFGRGINVTLGLPLIRTSVDHGTALDLAARGLGHADCGSMQEAISAAVDMANASRGN; this comes from the coding sequence ATGAGCGTTACGCTGCCAGCGCGCCGCCCGGGCGTCCGTCCCGCGATCGCGATCACCACCGGCGAACCGGCCGGCATCGGTCCGGAGATCTCGCTGCGCGCCGCCTGGGCGATGCGCGAGCGCGTCAACTGCGTGCTGCTGGGCGATGCCGCCTTCCTGGCCATGACGGCGCACGCGATCGACCCGGAGATCCGCGTCAGCGCGCTGTCGCTGATGGCGGTGCGTAACGGCGGCTTGCCGCACTTCGGGCCGGACCGCTTGTCGGTGATCGACATCCCGCTGGCCGCGCACGTGGTGCCGGGCAAGCTCGACAGCGAGAACGGCCGCGCCGTGCTGGCCACGCTCGATGCGTCGATCGAAGGCATCAAGGCCGGCTGGTTCGAGGCGGTGGCCACGGCGCCGCTGCAGAAAAGCACGATCAACGATGCCGGCGTGCCGTTCTCCGGCCACACCGAATATTTCGCCGACCGCACCGGCACCGCGCAGGTGGTGATGATGCTGGCCGGCGCACCGCAGGATGTGCCCGGGCTGCCGCAGCTGCGGGTGGCGCTGGCGACGACCCACCTGGCGCTGAAGGATGTGCCGGCGGCGCTGACGGTCGCCGGCCTGGGCACCACGCTGGACATCATCGACCGCGACCTGAAGGCGAAATTCGGCATCGCCGCGCCGCGCATCCTCGTCACCGGCCTGAACCCGCATGCGGGCGAGAACGGCTACCTGGGGCGCGAGGAAATCGACGTCATCGCGCCCGCGCTGGAAGCGGCGCGCGCGCGCGGCATCGATGCGCGCGGCCCGTATCCGGCCGACACGCTGTTCCAGCCGAGGTACCTGCAGGATGCCGACTGCGTGCTGGCGATGTACCACGACCAGGGCCTGCCGGTGCTGAAATACGCCACCTTCGGCCGCGGCATCAACGTCACGCTGGGCCTGCCGCTGATCCGCACCTCGGTCGACCACGGCACCGCCCTCGACCTGGCCGCCCGCGGCCTGGGCCACGCCGACTGCGGCAGCATGCAAGAAGCGATCTCCGCCGCCGTCGACATGGCCAACGCCAGCCGCGGCAACTAA
- a CDS encoding aminoglycoside phosphotransferase family protein, which translates to MSLLHTLSSSDASADGDARLLQLKTWLQGLGMVDAASARPASADASFRRYFRVDVLPAAQAQYGATLVAMDAPPERENTAAFVKVDALLAEAGVSVPAIHAQDLGQGFLLLSDLGTTTYLQALNHDNAATLYAEALSALVAIQLRSQPGVLPEFDREFMLREMNIFPEWYIGKHLNTTLTEAQAAELQKVFDHIIATCLAQPQVFMHRDYHSRNLMWMDEKNPGILDFQDAVYGPITYDAASLLRDAYVSWDEELVLDWVIRYWQHAKAAGLPVNKDFDAFYKDFEYMALQRHLKILGLFCRLNYRDGKPNYLGDLPTVMEYVRHAANRYRELKPLVKLLDALENRQPAVGYTF; encoded by the coding sequence ATGTCTTTATTGCATACATTATCTTCCAGCGACGCGTCCGCGGACGGCGACGCGCGCCTGCTCCAACTGAAAACCTGGCTGCAGGGCCTGGGCATGGTGGACGCCGCCTCGGCCCGTCCCGCATCGGCCGACGCCAGCTTCCGGCGCTACTTCCGGGTCGACGTCCTGCCCGCCGCGCAGGCACAGTACGGCGCCACGCTGGTGGCGATGGACGCGCCACCGGAACGCGAGAATACCGCAGCGTTCGTGAAAGTGGATGCACTGCTGGCCGAGGCCGGCGTTTCCGTGCCCGCGATCCATGCGCAGGACCTCGGCCAGGGCTTCCTGCTGCTGTCCGACCTGGGCACCACCACCTACCTGCAGGCGCTGAACCACGACAATGCCGCCACGCTGTATGCCGAGGCACTGTCCGCGCTGGTCGCCATCCAGCTGCGCAGCCAGCCGGGCGTGCTGCCTGAATTCGACCGCGAGTTCATGCTGCGGGAAATGAACATCTTCCCGGAGTGGTATATCGGCAAGCACCTGAACACCACGCTGACGGAAGCGCAGGCGGCCGAGCTGCAGAAGGTGTTCGACCACATCATCGCCACCTGCCTGGCGCAGCCGCAGGTGTTCATGCACCGCGACTACCATTCGCGCAACCTGATGTGGATGGACGAGAAGAATCCCGGCATCCTCGACTTCCAGGATGCCGTGTACGGCCCGATCACGTACGACGCGGCCTCGCTGCTGCGCGACGCCTATGTGTCGTGGGACGAGGAACTGGTGCTGGACTGGGTGATCCGCTACTGGCAGCACGCGAAGGCGGCGGGCCTGCCCGTCAACAAGGATTTCGACGCGTTCTACAAGGATTTCGAATACATGGCGCTGCAGCGGCACCTGAAGATCCTGGGCCTGTTCTGCCGCCTGAACTACCGCGACGGAAAGCCCAATTACCTGGGCGACCTGCCCACGGTGATGGAGTACGTGCGCCATGCCGCCAACCGCTACCGCGAGCTCAAGCCGCTGGTCAAGCTGCTGGATGCGCTGGAAAACCGCCAGCCGGCCGTCGGCTACACGTTCTGA
- the pepP gene encoding Xaa-Pro aminopeptidase produces MSAAGGKFAARRAGLLARLEPGSVVYLATAPESVRNGDSDYPYRHDSSFYYLTGFPEPESALVLVAASGDQPSRAILFCREKNVEREIWDGLRHGPEAARAEFGVDAAYPIAMLDEKMAEVLAGAPALYCRLARDEGLDGQLRRWFDGVRARGRTGIVAPPALRDLVPLVDEMRVVKDAGEQATMLRAGQISAAAHRRAMRAARSGVFEYELEAELLYEFRKSGAQFPAYTPIVASGANSCILHYNSNDRQTRDGDLVLIDAGCELDGYASDITRTFPVNGRFSAPQRELYDIVLAAQAAAFEAIRPGNTFHAAHDAAVRVLAQGMLDTGLLNRDTAGSLDDVIANKAYTAFYMHGTSHWLGMDVHDTGAYRLTDHPDKPSRPLAEGMVLTVEPGIYVRPAPGVPEQYWNIGIRIEDDVVVAAGAPRVLTDEVPKTVDDIERLMAEGS; encoded by the coding sequence ATGAGCGCCGCCGGTGGCAAGTTCGCCGCGCGGCGCGCCGGCCTGCTGGCGCGGCTGGAGCCGGGCAGCGTGGTCTACCTCGCCACCGCGCCGGAAAGCGTGCGCAATGGCGACAGCGACTACCCGTACCGCCACGACAGCAGTTTTTATTACCTGACCGGTTTTCCCGAGCCGGAAAGCGCGCTGGTTCTCGTCGCCGCATCCGGCGACCAGCCGTCGCGCGCCATCCTGTTCTGCCGCGAAAAGAACGTCGAGCGCGAAATCTGGGATGGCCTGCGCCATGGACCGGAAGCGGCGCGGGCCGAATTCGGTGTCGATGCCGCGTACCCGATCGCCATGCTCGACGAGAAAATGGCCGAGGTGCTGGCCGGCGCGCCGGCGCTGTACTGCCGGCTGGCGCGCGATGAAGGACTGGACGGGCAGTTGCGCCGCTGGTTCGACGGGGTGCGGGCCAGGGGCCGCACCGGCATCGTCGCGCCGCCGGCGTTGCGCGACCTGGTGCCGCTGGTCGATGAAATGCGCGTCGTCAAGGATGCCGGCGAACAGGCCACCATGCTGCGCGCCGGGCAGATCTCGGCCGCCGCGCACCGCCGCGCCATGCGGGCCGCGCGCAGCGGCGTCTTCGAATACGAGCTGGAAGCGGAACTGCTGTACGAGTTCCGCAAGAGCGGTGCGCAGTTCCCGGCCTACACGCCGATCGTCGCCTCGGGCGCCAACAGCTGCATCCTGCACTACAACAGCAACGACCGGCAAACCCGCGACGGCGACCTGGTGCTGATCGACGCCGGCTGCGAGCTCGATGGCTATGCATCCGACATCACGCGCACCTTCCCCGTCAACGGCCGCTTCAGCGCGCCGCAGCGCGAACTGTACGACATCGTGCTGGCCGCGCAGGCCGCCGCCTTCGAGGCGATCCGGCCGGGCAACACGTTCCACGCGGCGCACGATGCCGCCGTGCGCGTGCTGGCGCAAGGCATGCTCGATACCGGCCTGCTGAACCGGGACACAGCGGGCAGCCTGGACGACGTGATCGCCAACAAGGCCTACACGGCGTTCTACATGCATGGCACCAGCCACTGGCTGGGCATGGACGTGCACGACACCGGCGCCTACCGCCTCACCGACCATCCGGACAAGCCCTCGCGCCCCCTTGCCGAAGGCATGGTGCTGACGGTGGAACCGGGCATCTACGTGCGCCCCGCGCCGGGTGTGCCGGAACAGTACTGGAACATCGGCATCCGCATCGAGGACGACGTGGTGGTCGCCGCCGGCGCGCCCCGCGTGCTGACGGACGAGGTACCGAAAACGGTGGACGATATCGAGCGCCTGATGGCGGAGGGATCATGA
- a CDS encoding LPS-assembly protein LptD: MSLAPPFKKRWAYAISALIAACAAPSHAQTQPGSGAGAPRADDPEAPVTIRAEEINGRPERELILTRDVEVVQDKMRVTADSACYRQVESELEAKSNVRLWRFGDYYTAEEFRLNTETGVGYMLQPTYKLEMNNAQGKAQRIDFLSEDRAKVVNGTYSTCEGPNPDWYVRSSTLTLDQGRDVGVAGPTVVYFKDVPLIGTPGISFSLSGERRSGWLPATPGFSSRGGAELTLPYYFNIAPNRDLTVSPHYISRRGLQLGAVGRYIGETAAGSYEGRTFVEYLRNDKEKGIDRWQIQSQHSQALAKDWSYGWNVRAASDEDYPTDFSKTVAGSAERQLLKEARTDYRGEIWSLTARVQKYQVLQDPDTTTVTPRPYDRLPAVNFHAGQYDVGGFDWSVDAEATRFHYATETICPGANIGGIACVNDARINGDRMVVQPQISYPIISPSYFITPKLMLNASAYQLDKFGEDEARSVTKAIPTFSLDSGLEFERNTKLFGRAVTQTLEPRLFYVYTPYRDQTDIPVFDTADATFNFTQLFSENRFVGSDRVGDANQVTAAVVSRFLEESGAERLRLAFGQRFYFNDQRVQLTSSEPVSTGRSDLLLAAAGRISDTWGVDSAVQYNQGDKRVVSSNLNVQYQPGPRKVFNAGYRFLRDSFKNVDFSTQWPISNRWFGVGRMSYSLQDHRILESLIGLEYNCECWVFRMGAQRFVTTTNKTTTQMFFQLELNGLSKFGVGNPLEVLKNSIPGYQQLNPGYRR; encoded by the coding sequence ATGAGCCTGGCCCCACCCTTCAAGAAACGCTGGGCGTATGCCATCTCCGCCCTGATCGCCGCCTGCGCGGCACCATCCCATGCCCAGACCCAGCCAGGTTCTGGAGCGGGTGCGCCCCGTGCCGACGATCCGGAAGCTCCTGTCACGATCCGTGCCGAGGAGATCAATGGACGGCCCGAGCGGGAACTGATCCTCACCCGCGACGTGGAAGTGGTCCAGGACAAGATGCGCGTGACGGCCGATTCTGCCTGCTACCGCCAGGTGGAATCCGAGCTGGAGGCGAAGAGCAACGTGCGCCTGTGGCGCTTCGGCGACTACTACACGGCCGAAGAATTCCGGCTCAATACCGAGACCGGGGTGGGCTACATGCTGCAGCCCACCTACAAGCTGGAAATGAACAACGCGCAGGGCAAGGCGCAGCGCATCGACTTCCTGTCCGAAGACCGCGCCAAGGTGGTCAACGGCACCTACAGCACCTGCGAAGGGCCGAACCCGGACTGGTACGTGCGTTCGAGTACGCTGACGCTGGACCAGGGCCGCGACGTGGGCGTGGCCGGTCCCACGGTGGTGTATTTCAAGGATGTGCCGCTGATCGGCACGCCGGGCATTTCGTTCTCGCTGTCGGGCGAACGCCGCTCCGGCTGGCTGCCGGCCACGCCGGGATTCAGCTCGCGGGGCGGCGCCGAACTGACGCTGCCGTATTATTTCAATATCGCGCCGAACCGCGACCTGACCGTGTCGCCGCACTACATCAGCCGGCGCGGCCTGCAGCTGGGCGCCGTGGGCCGCTACATCGGCGAGACCGCGGCCGGCAGCTACGAAGGCCGCACCTTCGTCGAATACCTGCGCAACGACAAGGAAAAGGGCATCGACCGCTGGCAAATCCAGTCGCAGCACTCGCAGGCGCTGGCCAAGGACTGGTCGTATGGCTGGAACGTGCGCGCCGCGTCCGACGAGGATTACCCGACCGACTTCTCGAAGACGGTGGCCGGCAGTGCCGAGCGCCAGCTGCTGAAGGAAGCGCGCACCGACTACCGTGGCGAGATCTGGAGCCTGACGGCGCGCGTGCAGAAGTACCAGGTGCTGCAGGATCCGGACACCACGACGGTCACGCCGCGCCCGTACGACCGCCTGCCGGCGGTGAATTTCCACGCCGGGCAGTACGATGTCGGCGGCTTCGACTGGTCGGTGGATGCCGAGGCGACCCGCTTCCACTACGCGACCGAGACCATCTGCCCGGGCGCCAATATCGGCGGCATCGCCTGCGTGAACGACGCCCGGATCAACGGCGACCGGATGGTGGTGCAGCCGCAGATCAGCTATCCGATCATCAGCCCCAGCTACTTCATCACGCCGAAGCTGATGCTCAACGCCAGCGCCTACCAGCTCGACAAATTCGGCGAAGACGAAGCCCGCTCGGTGACGAAGGCGATCCCCACGTTCTCGCTGGATTCCGGCCTGGAATTCGAGCGCAACACCAAGCTGTTCGGCCGCGCCGTCACGCAGACGCTGGAACCGCGCCTGTTCTACGTGTACACGCCGTACCGCGACCAGACCGACATACCCGTGTTCGACACGGCCGATGCCACGTTCAACTTCACCCAGCTGTTCTCGGAAAACCGCTTTGTCGGCTCCGACCGCGTCGGCGATGCGAACCAGGTGACGGCGGCGGTCGTCTCGCGCTTCCTCGAGGAATCCGGCGCCGAGCGCCTGCGCCTGGCGTTCGGCCAGCGCTTCTACTTCAACGACCAGCGCGTGCAGCTGACCAGTTCGGAGCCGGTCAGCACCGGCCGTTCCGACCTGCTGCTGGCGGCCGCCGGCCGCATTTCCGACACCTGGGGCGTCGACAGCGCCGTGCAGTACAACCAGGGCGACAAGCGCGTGGTCAGCTCGAACCTGAACGTGCAGTACCAGCCCGGCCCGCGCAAGGTGTTCAACGCCGGCTACCGCTTCCTGCGCGACAGCTTCAAGAACGTCGACTTTTCCACCCAGTGGCCGATCTCGAACCGCTGGTTCGGCGTGGGGCGCATGAGTTATTCGCTGCAGGATCACCGGATCCTGGAAAGCCTGATCGGCCTGGAATACAACTGCGAATGCTGGGTATTCCGCATGGGCGCGCAGCGCTTCGTGACGACGACCAACAAGACGACGACGCAGATGTTCTTCCAGCTCGAGCTGAACGGCCTGTCCAAGTTCGGTGTCGGCAACCCGCTGGAGGTGCTGAAGAACAGCATTCCGGGCTACCAGCAGCTGAATCCGGGGTATCGCCGCTAA
- the murU gene encoding N-acetylmuramate alpha-1-phosphate uridylyltransferase MurU, translating into MKAMIFAAGRGERMRPLTDTCPKPLLKVRGRPLVEWHVLNLVRAGFTEIVINHAHLGHMIEEYLGDGSRFGATIRYSAERQALETAGGIANARHLLGEQPFLAISGDIWCPHFDFSEVKDVLHDNDLWGNPHASDKRDIAWIWLVKNPPFHPRGDFGLDLYTVSNTGNPTWTFANIGVYRPEMFDGIQPGQHAGLGNLLREYAGKGQLGGEVYEGDWDNIGTPQQLDALNAPFGAGRP; encoded by the coding sequence ATGAAAGCCATGATCTTCGCCGCCGGCCGCGGCGAGCGTATGCGCCCGCTGACGGACACCTGCCCCAAGCCGCTGCTGAAGGTGCGCGGCCGGCCCCTGGTCGAGTGGCACGTGCTGAACCTGGTGCGCGCCGGGTTCACCGAGATCGTCATCAACCACGCCCATCTCGGCCACATGATCGAGGAATACCTGGGCGACGGCAGCCGCTTCGGCGCCACCATCCGCTATTCGGCGGAACGGCAGGCGCTGGAAACGGCGGGCGGCATCGCCAACGCGCGGCACCTGCTGGGCGAGCAGCCGTTCCTGGCGATTTCCGGCGATATCTGGTGCCCGCATTTCGATTTCAGCGAAGTGAAGGATGTGTTGCACGACAATGACCTGTGGGGCAACCCGCATGCGTCGGACAAGCGCGACATCGCCTGGATCTGGCTCGTGAAGAACCCGCCGTTCCATCCCAGGGGCGATTTCGGCCTGGACCTGTACACGGTATCCAATACCGGGAACCCGACGTGGACGTTCGCCAATATCGGCGTGTACCGCCCCGAGATGTTCGACGGCATCCAGCCCGGCCAGCACGCCGGCCTGGGCAACCTGCTGCGCGAATACGCCGGCAAGGGCCAGCTGGGCGGCGAGGTCTATGAAGGCGACTGGGACAATATCGGCACCCCGCAGCAGCTCGACGCATTGAACGCCCCGTTTGGAGCCGGGCGGCCATGA